A stretch of Aphanothece sacrum FPU1 DNA encodes these proteins:
- a CDS encoding nucleotidyltransferase family protein, whose translation MNKTALELTPEEWKYYQLDDKTEPPNLDLSQRREKAWKLAQNLADLLRSKYQAKQVIIFGSLTDPNWFDAYSDIDLAVWGISAEQFYQAVGMVTGISDEFKVDLIDGETCQTQLREIIEKKGIKILAKDT comes from the coding sequence ATGAATAAAACAGCCCTTGAATTAACCCCTGAAGAATGGAAATATTATCAACTTGATGACAAAACTGAGCCTCCTAATCTTGACTTATCTCAAAGAAGGGAAAAAGCTTGGAAATTAGCCCAAAATTTAGCTGATTTATTACGTTCAAAATATCAAGCAAAACAAGTCATTATTTTTGGTTCTTTAACTGATCCTAATTGGTTTGATGCTTACTCGGATATTGATTTAGCTGTTTGGGGTATTTCTGCTGAACAATTTTATCAAGCAGTGGGAATGGTAACAGGAATTAGTGATGAGTTTAAAGTGGATTTAATAGACGGAGAAACTTGTCAAACTCAACTGAGAGAAATCATTGAAAAAAAAGGAATAAAAATTTTAGCAAAAGATACTTAA